Proteins from a genomic interval of Vigna radiata var. radiata cultivar VC1973A unplaced genomic scaffold, Vradiata_ver6 scaffold_95, whole genome shotgun sequence:
- the LOC111241027 gene encoding uncharacterized protein LOC111241027 isoform X1 has translation MEVSCPQLTLATVSGSNHKDRPPRGVVDGDASIFAGRSTTGCARPPSCLFFFVRNRPQIRDLAVLAIAGEIHDRKPRAKAAPVTLSATEVVAGRRVFYASSFLHVRALSFLRRATATRTGTPPAPRITAKVVAVHPITTSRAMNKTNHRCPRRDSLTRQRRRHHSPSRVFFLRCQAFPATSSPVSRTKVLAMGSEARDGRGKLFWGTVLNGTGFSILSVLV, from the exons ATGGAGGTTTCGTGTCCCCAACTCACACTCGCTACCGTCAGCGGCTCCAACCACAAGGACCGACCACCACGAGGGGTTGTCGACGGCGACGCCAGCATCTTCGCCGGTAGAAGCACCACCGGTTGCGCCAGACCACCGTCTTGCCTCTTCTTCTTCGTGCGAAACCGGCCCCAAATCCGAGATCTCGCCGTTCTCGCCATCGCCGGCGAAATCCACGACCGTAAGCCGCGAGCCAAGGCCGCGCCGGTGACGCTGTCCGCTACCGAAGTTGTCGCCGGTCGTCGGGTCTTCTACGCCTCCTCTTTCCTTCACGTGCGAGCTCTTTCCTTCCTCCGTAGAGCAACGGCGACTCGCACAGGAACACCACCAGCGCCACGAATCACAGCCAAAGTTGTCGCCGTTCATCCAATCACTACTTCTCGGGCCATGAACAAAACCAACCACCGTTGTCCTCGCCGGGATTCGCTTACACGTCAGCGTCGCCGGCACCACTCTCCTTCGAGAGTCTTTTTCCTCCGATGCCAAGCATTTCCAGCAACATCATCGCCGGTGTCAAGGACGAAA GTATTGGCCATGGGTAGCGAAGCCAGAGATGGACGAGGCAAGTTGTTCTGGGGAACGGTCTTGAATGGCACAGGATTTTCGATTTTGTCTGTGTTGGTTTGA
- the LOC111241027 gene encoding uncharacterized protein LOC111241027 isoform X2 codes for MEVSCPQLTLATVSGSNHKDRPPRGVVDGDASIFAGRSTTGCARPPSCLFFFVRNRPQIRDLAVLAIAGEIHDRKPRAKAAPVTLSATEVVAGRRVFYASSFLHVRALSFLRRATATRTGTPPAPRITAKVVAVHPITTSRAMNKTNHRCPRRDSLTRQRRRHHSPSRVFFLRCQAFPATSSPVSRTYWPWVAKPEMDEASCSGERS; via the exons ATGGAGGTTTCGTGTCCCCAACTCACACTCGCTACCGTCAGCGGCTCCAACCACAAGGACCGACCACCACGAGGGGTTGTCGACGGCGACGCCAGCATCTTCGCCGGTAGAAGCACCACCGGTTGCGCCAGACCACCGTCTTGCCTCTTCTTCTTCGTGCGAAACCGGCCCCAAATCCGAGATCTCGCCGTTCTCGCCATCGCCGGCGAAATCCACGACCGTAAGCCGCGAGCCAAGGCCGCGCCGGTGACGCTGTCCGCTACCGAAGTTGTCGCCGGTCGTCGGGTCTTCTACGCCTCCTCTTTCCTTCACGTGCGAGCTCTTTCCTTCCTCCGTAGAGCAACGGCGACTCGCACAGGAACACCACCAGCGCCACGAATCACAGCCAAAGTTGTCGCCGTTCATCCAATCACTACTTCTCGGGCCATGAACAAAACCAACCACCGTTGTCCTCGCCGGGATTCGCTTACACGTCAGCGTCGCCGGCACCACTCTCCTTCGAGAGTCTTTTTCCTCCGATGCCAAGCATTTCCAGCAACATCATCGCCGGTGTCAAGGAC GTATTGGCCATGGGTAGCGAAGCCAGAGATGGACGAGGCAAGTTGTTCTGGGGAACGGTCTTGA
- the LOC111241027 gene encoding uncharacterized protein LOC111241027 isoform X3, translating into MEVSCPQLTLATVSGSNHKDRPPRGVVDGDASIFAGRSTTGCARPPSCLFFFVRNRPQIRDLAVLAIAGEIHDRKPRAKAAPVTLSATEVVAGRRVFYASSFLHVRALSFLRRATATRTGTPPAPRITAKVVAVHPITTSRAMNKTNHRCPRRDSLTRQRRRHHSPSRVFFLRCQAFPATSSPVSRYWPWVAKPEMDEASCSGERS; encoded by the exons ATGGAGGTTTCGTGTCCCCAACTCACACTCGCTACCGTCAGCGGCTCCAACCACAAGGACCGACCACCACGAGGGGTTGTCGACGGCGACGCCAGCATCTTCGCCGGTAGAAGCACCACCGGTTGCGCCAGACCACCGTCTTGCCTCTTCTTCTTCGTGCGAAACCGGCCCCAAATCCGAGATCTCGCCGTTCTCGCCATCGCCGGCGAAATCCACGACCGTAAGCCGCGAGCCAAGGCCGCGCCGGTGACGCTGTCCGCTACCGAAGTTGTCGCCGGTCGTCGGGTCTTCTACGCCTCCTCTTTCCTTCACGTGCGAGCTCTTTCCTTCCTCCGTAGAGCAACGGCGACTCGCACAGGAACACCACCAGCGCCACGAATCACAGCCAAAGTTGTCGCCGTTCATCCAATCACTACTTCTCGGGCCATGAACAAAACCAACCACCGTTGTCCTCGCCGGGATTCGCTTACACGTCAGCGTCGCCGGCACCACTCTCCTTCGAGAGTCTTTTTCCTCCGATGCCAAGCATTTCCAGCAACATCATCGCCGGTGTCAAG GTATTGGCCATGGGTAGCGAAGCCAGAGATGGACGAGGCAAGTTGTTCTGGGGAACGGTCTTGA